The sequence TATTGCCGCCTTCCAGCAGGATCTGAAATTACAGGGAACAGAGGATAAGGTTTTGGGTATGACTTTCTCCGACTTTGGCCGGCGGGCCAATTCCAATGCCTCCAAAGGAACGGATCACGGGGTGGGGGCACCAATGTTTGTTTTTGGTACTGGTATCAAACGGCAGCTGATCGGCACCAGCCCTAATCTGGACACCGGCTTATTGCCGATATCGCCCCAGTCCTGGGATACCAACCGGGATATCAAAATGCAGATCGATTTCCGGCGGGTCTATGCGGACGTATTGAACGACTGGTTTGGAGCAGCGGGTTCAAAAACAGATCAGGTACTTTTTAGAAATTTTAAAACCACCTCTCTTTTTTCTGATGTCATACAAAGTGTTTCCTCTGGTTCCTGGATCAACCCGGAAGTATGGTCTAACGGTCGTGTGCCTGTTTCATCTGCTATGGTAAGGATTAATTCGGGCCATACTATCTCTGTGGGACAAAACATTTTTGCAAAGGAAGTAAAGGTAGAGGCAGGAGGGAAGCTACAGTTTCTGGGAGATTACAGTGTGAATATTTCCGGTTGATCAACGCCCGGTTATTGCGATAAAGTTAGATATCAAATTTACCACAGTTAACAGTATTGCAATGGCATCAAAATTTACCAGAATACTTTTTTTTCTGCTGATCAGCTTCACATCCATCATGAGCTATGGACAGCAAAAAGGAATCATAAAAACTGAACGGAACGCACCTTTTGGTATTGTTAGTTTTTCGGCAGATTCGGAGCTTACGGGTATTGGTGATACCAAGCATGTGGATGGTTATGTGGAACGAGCTGGTACCTGGCAACAACTATTTCCCGTGGGTAATAAAGGATCTTACAGGCCTTTTGCTTCTGAGGTTGGCAGCGTTGTCGGCGCTTACTTCAAGGAAAATCCGGAATCCGCAACACTTCCTTCGGGGGGACCTTTCCGGATATCTATAAAAGAAACCTCCATTACCAAAGTCAGTGATCAGGAGTTCTGGGACATTAATGGCAATTCTGCTACCAAATTGTCTCTGACCTGGAATGCGGCAAGTAATATCTCAGCACTTACAGGTGGTAACCTGGCCTTATTAACTATTGTGGGATGGAACTCATCGAACGCCAGATGGGAAAAAATAACATCGGCTGTCGATGAAATTAGTGTTTTGGGAAATTCTAGTTCGTTGGGGTTTGGATCCATAACTACTATTCAGCAGATTGTTCCCAACACCTACTCTGTATTTTCTTTCGCAAGTTTGGTTGGAAGTGTTACAGCTCCCAGTTACGTGGGAAAGTTCGAAGTAGCTTCCTGCTCTGAAATCAGAGGGTGGATATGGGATAAAAGTTATCCGGACAGACCTCTAACCATTGAATTGATGGAAGGTAACAAAGTCATAGCTATGGTTAATGCAAATATTCACAGGAAAGATCTGCTCGATAGTGGAATTGGTACTGGTAATTATGGATTTAGTTTTTCTTCCCCTAGCTACCTCATTGATGGCCAATCTCATAACCTTAGCATAAGAATTAGAAATACTAATTACTATTTGGAGGGAGCTCCCAAAATTCTCAACTGTAATTTCGCAGGCGATATAGAAAAAGCAGATTGCAATATGATTAAAGGTTGGGCCTGGAATAAAAATAATCCAAATGAAAACCTTGAGTTAGAATTTGTCGAAAATGATAGTGTTTTCTTCTCGCTCAAAGCGGATCAATTTAGGAGTGATTTAAAAAATAATGGTATTGGCACTGGCTACTACGGGTTTTCAATACCGTTGCCTGTAAAGCTCAAAGATGGTAAAGTACATCAGTTTTCCGCAAGAATTAAAGATGTAAATTATATTCTTTCTAATTCTATTCAAACCGTAACGTGTATGCCTTCATTATATTCTGGAAGACTGGAAACAGTCGGTTGTAACACGATCAATGGTTGGGCTTGGGATAAAAACTATCCTAATTCAACAATTACAATAGAATTAATAGAGGGTAATTCTAAATTTGCAACCACAACTGCCAGCTCGTACCGTGGAGATTTAGAAAGCAATGGTATTGGTACGGGATATTACGGTTTTAGTTTTGCATTTCCTTCGGGCTTAAAAGATGGGAAGTCGCACCAGTTGAGTGTCCGGGTTCAGGGGAGCACTGTCCTTTTGCCGGATTCACCAAAGACAATTACCTGTGCGGCCAACGATTATGCTGGCAGTTTTGAATGGGTCGATTGTAACAGGGTCAGCGGTTGGGCCTGGGACAAGAATTTTCCTGGTAATGCCGTCACCGTAGAATTGTTCGAAGGGAGCACTGTATACGCGACCGCACCAGCAAATAGTTACCGTGAGGATTTAAAGCTGAATGGAACAGGAACTGGGAATTATGGTTTCAGTTTTATATTACCTTCGAGCTTGAAAGATGGGAAGTCGCACCAGCTCAGTGTCAGAGTACAAGGCAGTACCTCTTTATTACAAAACTCTCCTAGGTCATTACAGTGTTCAGTTAATGATTACTCTGGGAACTTCAATGGAGTGGATTGTGATATTGTCAGAGGTTGGGCATGGGATAAGAACTCACCTAATAATGCTGTAACCGTAGAACTTGTTGAAGGCAGTACTGTATATGCAACAGCAGTCGCAAATAGTTATCAGGAAGCACTTAAGGATGCGGGCATAGGCACAGGGAACTATGGTTTCAATTTTGCGCTTCCCGCCAGTTTGAAGGATGGGAAGTCGCATCAGTTAAGCATCAGGGTACAGGGTAGTACGGTCGTACTGTCAAGTTCACCAAGAACGATAAGTTGTGTTTCAAATTTGTATTCCGGTCGTTTTGAGCAGGCAAGCTGTAATACGATTAGTGGCTGGGCTTGGGATATGAATTCTCCTGGCTCAGCACTTACCGTCGAATTGGTAGAGGGCAATGTTGTTTATGCCAGTGCAACTGCGAATAGTTACCGTTCGGATCTTAAGAGTACTGTACGCACGGGATATTACGGTTTTAGTTTTGCACTTCCTTCGGGCTTAAAAGATGGGAAGTCGCACCAGTTGAGTGTCCGGGTTCAGGGGAGCACTATCCTTTTGCCGGATTCGCCCAGATCAATAATTTGCTTTGCATCAGCAGCCAGGATGTCAGCAGCAGAAAGCACTGCAAGTTTTAATTCAGAAACTAAGCTAAGTAGAGATATGA is a genomic window of Dyadobacter subterraneus containing:
- a CDS encoding T9SS type A sorting domain-containing protein, which gives rise to MASKFTRILFFLLISFTSIMSYGQQKGIIKTERNAPFGIVSFSADSELTGIGDTKHVDGYVERAGTWQQLFPVGNKGSYRPFASEVGSVVGAYFKENPESATLPSGGPFRISIKETSITKVSDQEFWDINGNSATKLSLTWNAASNISALTGGNLALLTIVGWNSSNARWEKITSAVDEISVLGNSSSLGFGSITTIQQIVPNTYSVFSFASLVGSVTAPSYVGKFEVASCSEIRGWIWDKSYPDRPLTIELMEGNKVIAMVNANIHRKDLLDSGIGTGNYGFSFSSPSYLIDGQSHNLSIRIRNTNYYLEGAPKILNCNFAGDIEKADCNMIKGWAWNKNNPNENLELEFVENDSVFFSLKADQFRSDLKNNGIGTGYYGFSIPLPVKLKDGKVHQFSARIKDVNYILSNSIQTVTCMPSLYSGRLETVGCNTINGWAWDKNYPNSTITIELIEGNSKFATTTASSYRGDLESNGIGTGYYGFSFAFPSGLKDGKSHQLSVRVQGSTVLLPDSPKTITCAANDYAGSFEWVDCNRVSGWAWDKNFPGNAVTVELFEGSTVYATAPANSYREDLKLNGTGTGNYGFSFILPSSLKDGKSHQLSVRVQGSTSLLQNSPRSLQCSVNDYSGNFNGVDCDIVRGWAWDKNSPNNAVTVELVEGSTVYATAVANSYQEALKDAGIGTGNYGFNFALPASLKDGKSHQLSIRVQGSTVVLSSSPRTISCVSNLYSGRFEQASCNTISGWAWDMNSPGSALTVELVEGNVVYASATANSYRSDLKSTVRTGYYGFSFALPSGLKDGKSHQLSVRVQGSTILLPDSPRSIICFASAARMSAAESTASFNSETKLSRDMIVFPNPASNNLNVSFSLNTGQSATLRLRNIFGQIVLQESMIGSGLRQEQKIDLSQTPVGVYVLQLSVAKEIGSKVIVVVK